The following proteins come from a genomic window of Salvia hispanica cultivar TCC Black 2014 chromosome 4, UniMelb_Shisp_WGS_1.0, whole genome shotgun sequence:
- the LOC125219036 gene encoding AT-rich interactive domain-containing protein 1 → MAGWLESENGEDNGGAEVKWSFTEFLKAFLEHVYGNSCLRPLPPVVGEGQVVDLLKLKIVVRKRGGYCRVSENGLWSSVAADCGLDLRFSAALKLVYVKYLDALDRWLGKIERHREDGVSEDRCFDFTRFLMGLESGPKVFVSSKIERDDGFVELKKTEFEVVDGNQVFVELNIDVEGSDEKGSSENGVSDDVNISKEKSVDNGGDGDDLRVDQDSVSKKRKRECYTGLLNWIRNVGKDPSGPAVEPLPEMQKWNCYGSELPWKQILTIREAMLLRKNVDAGSQRTVWQKKQKIHPSMYDDEGLRCSQRLLSSKDRKSRDRGGAESSSSDFQTDEDNADKQSDADSPIYLSNCRKKRIPIGSNHQADLPEFQGEDYESEAKWLGTKIWPLDKAEQKKKTLIERDRIGKGRQECCGCQFVGSFECVRFHIREKRLKVKLELGSAFYLWKLDMIGEDVAFSWTKEDQYKFQHTVQSNRLSLEKYFWNELFKQFPKKGREALVSYYFNVFLLQRRAIQNRTSPLNIDSDDEESEYGPVTNRFGAGSIFCSPKKPHTSSR, encoded by the exons atggCAGGATGGTTGGAGAGTGAGAATGGTGAAGACAATGGCGGTGCCGAGGTTAAATGGTCGTTCACGGAATTTCTCAAAGCTTTTTTGGAACATGTTTACGGCAATTCCTGCCTGAGGCCGCTGCCGCCGGTTGTTGGTGAGGGGCAGGTTGTTGATTTGCTTAAGCTTAAGATTGTTGTGAGGAAGAGAGGTGGATATTGCAGAGTGTCGGAAAACGGGCTGTGGAGCTCGGTAGCAGCTGATTGTGGGCTTGATTTGAGGTTTTCAGCTGCTTTGAAGTTGGTGTATGTGAAGTATTTGGATGCGTTGGATAGATGGTTGGGGAAGATTGAGAGACATAGAGAGGACGGAGTGAGTGAGGATAGGTGTTTCGATTTTACTCGGTTTTTGATGGGGTTGGAGTCGGGTCCGAAGGTTTTCGTATCGAgtaaaattgagagagatgATGGGTTTGTAGAGTTGAAGAAGACTGAATTTGAAGTTGTTGATGGAAATCAAGTGTTTGTGGAGTTAAATATAGATGTTGAGGGTTCTGATGAGAAGGGGAGCAGTGAAAATGGCGTTAGTGATGATGTGAATATTAGTAAGGAGAAATCTGTTGACAATGGCGGTGATGGTGATGATCTAAGAGTGGATCAGGACTCCGTTAGTAAGAAAAGGAAACGAGAGTGCTACACAGGCTTGCTGAATTGGATACGGAATGTTGGAAAAGATCCTAGCGGGCCTGCTGTTGAGCCATTACCTGAAATGCAGAAGTGGAACTGTTATGGGAGTGAGCTGCCGTGGAAGCAAATTCTCACTATTCGTGAGGCGATGCTTTTGAGAAAGAATGTCGATGCAGGGTCTCAACGAACTGTCTGGCAG AAGAAGCAAAAGATACACCCGAGCATGTATGATGATGAAGGGTTAAGATGCAGTCAGAGGCTACTCTCCTCCAAGGATCGGAAGTCGAGAGACAGGGGTGGAGCTGAATCATCTTCCTCAGATTTTCAGACCGACGAGGATAATGCTGACAAACAGTCTGATGCTGACTCCCCAATCTATTTGAGCAACTGCAGGAAGAAACGAATCCCCATAGGCTCAAATCATCAAGCAGATTTGCCTGAGTTCCAAGGTGAGGATTATGAAAGTGAAGCTAAATGGTTAGGTACCAAAATCTGGCCTTTGGATAAAGcagaacaaaagaagaaaacccTAATCGAAAGGGACCGTATCGGAAAGGGAAGGCAAGAATGTTGCGGATGTCAGTTTGTTGGATCTTTTGAATGTGTGAGGTTCCATATTAGGGAAAAGAGGCTGAAAGTGAAGCTTGAACTTGGCTCCGCTTTCTATCTATGGAAACTCGACATGATTGGAGAGGACGTCGCATTCTCATGGACAAAAGAAGACCAGTACAAGTTCCAGCATACAGTGCAGTCCAACCGTCTCTCATTAGAAAAATACTTTTGGAACGAACTTTTCAAGCAATTCCCGAAGAAGGGAAGGGAAGCACTAGTGAGCTACTACTTCAACGTGTTCCTTCTCCAACGTAGAGCCATCCAGAACAGAACCAGCCCGCTCAACATTGACAGTGATGACGAGGAGTCAGAATATGGGCCGGTTACTAATAGGTTTGGTGCTGGTTCAATTTTTTGTTCCCCAAAGAAACCACATACGAGTAGCAGATAG
- the LOC125222587 gene encoding G-type lectin S-receptor-like serine/threonine-protein kinase SD2-2, giving the protein MYLQVKFILVFLLSSYIIASEIESVRIHVGLDANSAQTFKKVQNSTDSSKKLESLQVILSGNATISSENKTFKVGFFSLNDEFWYFGIWYASIPIPAYIWVANRENPIKNLPLAAAEITGDGKLAVVDQDSRNIVWESNNVEEGSDLRLLEQGDLLLLSSDGRIVWRSFDFPTDTWLPGMNLTAERQLTAWRSSVDPALGRYSLRLNPPYYGELALVYSSNNNDISVGMNNPFTYWTTGNWSGNAFAGVPQMTIPYIYKFNFVDPFTPMATFGYTEVPLESGLPLTRFVLDHMGQLKQFTWSQQSQVWNTFWSQPDNICRVYALCGNLGQCNGNPLSPCQCFNGFKPLSSVSWGKDDFAEGCLREDDASCSGNDEFQKVGGVTYDRTMVVSFSGSRSECESACLKNCSCVGLYHNSDSNSCKNLYGSLLNLRNYTSDNTMRDNVYVRVESRGGGKNKKSKETALLIGMICGILVILSVGTVHLYLRRRKTMRRKGEDDSGFQVSNLRVFSYKELHAATRGFSVKLGHGGFGAVFQGVLSNSAAVAVKRLERPGGGEKEFRAEVCTIGNIQHVNLVRLRGFCSESSHRLLVYDYMPNGPLSMYLKHTSQSLSWDVRFRIAVGTARGIAYLHEGCRNCIIHCDIKPENILLDEDFSAKVSDFGLAKLIGRDFSRVLATMRGTWGYVAPEWISGVAITSKADVYSYGMTLLELIGGRRNVEGPPSAGGGGENEKEKWFFPPWAARQIIEGNVAAVVDKRLSHVYNEAEAMRLGLVAVWCIQDDESTRPSMGMVVKMLEGVVEVTVPPPPKLLQALVSGESFQGVLPDSGRRVPQQDAGSFGANTTISMDSKDSKSSQ; this is encoded by the coding sequence ATGTATCTACAAGTCAAATTTATTCTAGTTTTTCTCTTATCATCGTATATTATTGCTTCAGAAATCGAATCAGTGAGAATTCACGTCGGCCTGGATGCAAATTCAGCTCAAACATTCAAGAAAGTTCAAAATTCCACCGATTCTAGCAAAAAGTTGGAATCTTTGCAGGTGATTCTGAGTGGGAACGCCACAATTTCAAGCGAAAACAAGACATTCAAAGTGGGTTTTTTCTCCCTGAATGACGAATTTTGGTATTTCGGGATTTGGTATGCTTCAATCCCGATTCCGGCGTATATCTGGGTTGCAAACCGCGAAAATCCCATCAAGAACTTACCGTTAGCAGCTGCGGAGATCACTGGCGACGGTAAGTTGGCCGTAGTAGACCAAGATTCAAGGAACATCGTGTGGGAATCGAACAATGTCGAAGAAGGAAGTGATTTGAGGCTGTTAGAGCAAGGGGATTTGCTGCTGTTGAGCAGCGACGGCCGGATTGTGTGGCGGAGCTTCGATTTTCCGACGGACACGTGGCTTCCCGGTATGAATTTGACGGCGGAGCGGCAGCTGACTGCTTGGAGGAGCTCAGTCGATCCTGCTCTGGGCAGGTATTCTCTGCGGCTGAATCCACCTTATTATGGTGAACTTGCACTtgtttatagtagtaataataatgatattagTGTTGGTATGAACAATCCTTTTACGTATTGGACTACTGGAAATTGGAGTGGAAATGCATTTGCTGGTGTGCCTCAAATGACGATTCCATACATATATAAGTTTAACTTCGTAGACCCTTTTACTCCAATGGCAACATTCGGGTACACGGAGGTGCCCTTGGAGAGTGGGCTTCCGTTGACGAGGTTCGTCCTTGATCATATGGGGCAGCTGAAGCAGTTTACATGGTCCCAACAGAGTCAAGTGTGGAACACTTTTTGGTCTCAGCCTGATAATATCTGTAGAGTTTATGCATTGTGTGGGAATTTGGGGCAGTGTAATGGAAACCCTTTGAGTCCTTGTCAATGCTTTAATGGTTTTAAGCCGTTGAGTAGTGTTTCGTGGGGTAAGGATGATTTTGCAGAGGGTTGTTTGCGGGAAGATGATGCTAGTTGTAGTGGGAATGATGAGTTTCAGAAGGTTGGAGGTGTGACCTATGACAGGACAATGGTTGTGTCGTTCAGTGGGAGTAGGAGTGAGTGTGAGAGTGCGTGCTTGAAGAATTGTTCTTGCGTAGGTTTGTATCATAATTCAGATAGTAACTCGTGCAAGAATTTGTATGGTTCGCTTCTGAACTTGCGTAATTATACTTCTGATAATACAATGAGGGATAACGTGTATGTGAGGGTGGAGTCCAGGGGCGGTGGCAAAAACAAGAAGAGCAAGGAGACGGCTCTTTTGATCGGAATGATATGTGGGATTCTTGTGATTTTGAGTGTGGGAACCGTACACTTGTACTTGAGAAGGAGAAAGACTATGAGGAGGAAGGGAGAAGATGACAGTGGGTTTCAAGTTTCGAATCTAAGGGTGTTCTCCTATAAAGAGCTTCATGCTGCAACTAGGGGTTTCTCGGTGAAGCTAGGTCATGGAGGGTTCGGAGCAGTTTTTCAAGGTGTGCTGTCGAATTCTGCTGCCGTGGCTGTGAAGAGGTTAGAAAGGCCTGGTGGCGGTGAGAAGGAATTCAGAGCAGAGGTGTGCACTATAGGAAACATTCAGCATGTTAATCTGGTGAGGCTAAGAGGATTTTGTTCTGAAAGCTCTCATCGTCTCTTGGTTTACGACTATATGCCAAATGGACCTCTTAGCATGTACCTGAAACACACTAGTCAGAGTCTGAGTTGGGATGTAAGGTTTAGGATTGCTGTTGGGACAGCAAGGGGTATTGCTTATTTACATGAAGGGTGTCGAAACTGCATTATACACTGTGATATAAAGCCCGAGAACATCCTATTAGATGAAGATTTCTCAGCGAAGGTGTCGGATTTTGGGTTGGCTAAGTTGATTGGCAGAGACTTTAGCAGGGTTTTGGCAACCATGCGAGGTACATGGGGGTATGTTGCACCAGAGTGGATCTCTGGTGTTGCAATCACATCGAAAGCTGATGTGTATAGCTATGGAATGACATTATTGGAGCTGATAGGTGGCAGGCGCAATGTGGAGGGGCCACCTTCTGCCGGTGGAGGCggagagaatgagaaagagAAGTGGTTTTTCCCTCCCTGGGCGGCACGCCAGATTATTGAAGGAAATGTTGCAGCAGTCGTTGATAAGAGGCTTTCCCATGTGTATAACGAGGCCGAGGCAATGCGTCTTGGCTTAGTTGCCGTTTGGTGCATACAGGATGATGAATCTACTAGGCCTTCGATGGGGATGGTAGTGAAAATGCTGGAAGGTGTGGTGGAGGTGACCGTTCCACCGCCTCCGAAGCTGCTGCAAGCATTAGTATCCGGTGAGTCCTTTCAAGGCGTCCTGCCTGATTCCGGAAGAAGGGTTCCACAGCAGGATGCTGGCAGTTTTGGTGCTAACACCACGATCTCCATGGACTCGAAAGATTCCAAATCGTCACAATAA